Proteins from a single region of Mucilaginibacter daejeonensis:
- a CDS encoding SDR family NAD(P)-dependent oxidoreductase — MNAKQCALITGATSGIGLELAKLFAADGYDLVLVARDQQGLDSTASLLKQTGIEVTTISKDLFDRQAAFDLYDEVIRKGIRVDVLVNDAGQGLYGEFKDNDIERELKIIDLNIGSLVILTKCFLKDMVSRNEGKILNLASIASKVPGPWQAVYHATKAFVLSFSESIREELKDTNITVTALLPGATDTDFFNKAGMQESRIVQDKSSLSDAADVAKDGYEAMKDDKDKVISGFKNKVQIAMSNLTPDPAVAHMMNEQQKPVNE; from the coding sequence ATGAATGCCAAACAATGCGCATTGATCACCGGGGCCACCAGTGGTATCGGTTTAGAGTTGGCCAAACTTTTTGCGGCCGATGGTTATGATCTGGTGTTAGTGGCTCGCGATCAGCAAGGTCTTGATTCCACGGCATCGTTATTAAAGCAAACAGGCATCGAGGTGACCACCATCTCCAAAGACCTATTCGACCGCCAGGCAGCATTTGATCTGTATGATGAGGTTATACGAAAAGGCATCCGGGTAGATGTATTGGTGAATGATGCTGGCCAAGGCCTTTACGGCGAGTTCAAGGATAACGACATTGAACGAGAGCTCAAGATCATTGACCTGAACATAGGTTCGCTCGTGATCCTCACCAAGTGCTTCCTGAAAGATATGGTGAGCCGTAACGAAGGTAAGATCTTGAACCTGGCTTCGATCGCCAGTAAAGTTCCGGGTCCATGGCAGGCAGTATACCATGCTACCAAGGCGTTCGTGTTGTCATTCAGCGAATCTATCCGCGAGGAGTTGAAAGATACCAATATCACCGTGACCGCCTTGTTACCGGGCGCTACCGATACCGATTTCTTTAATAAGGCCGGTATGCAGGAAAGCCGCATCGTGCAGGATAAAAGTTCATTAAGTGATGCCGCGGATGTAGCTAAAGATGGTTATGAGGCAATGAAGGATGATAAAGACAAAGTGATATCAGGGTTTAAGAACAAAGTACAGATCGCCATGAGCAACCTGACTCCGGACCCTGCCGTGGCGCACATGATGAACGAACAACAAAAACCGGTGAACGAATAA
- a CDS encoding FAD-dependent oxidoreductase — protein sequence MKSKVSTLNRDGRQISPWQRSVKTSIPVMHANERTVYDVLIVGAGITGLTAALKLQTAGKRTVVAEAFTIGYGTTGGTSAHINTFADTTYTEAESAFGEEGAKLFKQAILDGYHTITDNVAEYKINCDLETRPGYVYAEDDEQEKQLKDLYDGATKVGVAIEYVNEVPVKVPYQKAVMLDGQAQFDPLKYLSALANEYLKAGGVILQHTMVNEVQCHEGVHTATTANGTIKASNVIYATHMPPHINVFNMKCAPYRSYVLGVELVDHEDVPDALIYDLQEPYHYFRSHVVNGQKLLLVGGNDHKTGHDDPEQAFDDLENYVRQYYNVKSVVYKWSSQYYVPVDGLPYVGQMPLQADGTYCATGYNGNGMMLGSVSGAILADMILGNENPLTELFNAKRMKPIDGFTEFIKENADVAYHFVADKFKGQHLDSFNELEPGTGKLIDIDGQKLAAYKDDAGKVHALSPVCTHMGCNVAWNACEKSWDCPCHGARYDIDGKVVTGPATKDLEQIELPETSN from the coding sequence ATGAAAAGCAAAGTATCTACGCTAAACAGAGACGGCCGCCAGATAAGCCCGTGGCAGCGCTCGGTCAAAACGTCTATCCCGGTCATGCATGCTAACGAACGCACCGTTTATGATGTGCTGATCGTTGGTGCAGGTATCACGGGACTTACGGCTGCATTGAAGTTACAGACCGCAGGCAAACGCACGGTAGTGGCCGAGGCCTTTACTATTGGTTATGGCACCACCGGTGGTACCAGCGCCCATATCAATACTTTTGCCGACACCACTTACACTGAGGCTGAAAGCGCTTTTGGAGAAGAAGGCGCCAAGCTATTCAAACAGGCGATACTGGATGGATACCATACCATCACCGATAATGTGGCTGAGTACAAGATCAACTGCGACCTCGAGACCCGCCCCGGTTATGTTTATGCCGAGGATGACGAACAGGAAAAACAATTGAAAGATCTTTACGATGGTGCTACCAAAGTAGGAGTAGCGATCGAATATGTGAATGAAGTACCGGTAAAAGTGCCCTACCAAAAGGCTGTAATGCTGGACGGTCAGGCACAATTTGACCCGTTAAAATATTTGAGCGCTCTGGCTAACGAATACCTGAAAGCCGGCGGCGTGATCCTGCAACATACGATGGTGAATGAGGTACAATGCCATGAGGGTGTGCACACGGCTACCACGGCAAATGGCACCATCAAAGCCAGCAACGTGATCTATGCTACCCACATGCCGCCACATATCAATGTGTTCAACATGAAATGTGCCCCATACCGCAGCTATGTGCTGGGAGTTGAATTGGTTGACCACGAAGATGTTCCCGATGCGCTGATCTACGACCTACAGGAGCCTTACCACTACTTCCGCTCGCATGTGGTGAACGGTCAAAAATTATTATTGGTGGGTGGCAATGATCACAAGACCGGCCATGACGACCCAGAACAGGCATTTGATGACCTGGAAAATTATGTGAGGCAGTACTACAATGTTAAAAGCGTAGTGTACAAGTGGTCGTCGCAATATTATGTGCCGGTGGATGGTTTGCCTTACGTTGGCCAAATGCCTCTACAGGCCGATGGCACCTACTGCGCTACCGGTTATAACGGTAACGGTATGATGCTGGGCAGCGTGAGCGGTGCGATACTTGCCGATATGATCCTTGGGAACGAGAACCCTTTGACAGAGTTGTTTAACGCAAAAAGGATGAAGCCGATCGATGGCTTTACGGAATTTATAAAAGAGAATGCCGATGTAGCTTACCACTTTGTGGCCGACAAGTTCAAGGGCCAACATCTGGACAGCTTCAATGAACTGGAACCCGGCACCGGCAAACTGATCGATATTGATGGTCAAAAACTGGCTGCCTACAAAGATGACGCTGGCAAGGTACACGCTTTAAGCCCGGTTTGCACCCACATGGGCTGTAACGTGGCCTGGAACGCCTGCGAGAAAAGCTGGGACTGCCCTTGCCACGGCGCCCGCTATGACATTGATGGCAAAGTAGTGACAGGCCCGGCCACTAAGGACCTTGAACAGATCGAATTACCTGAAACATCTAACTAA
- a CDS encoding zinc-dependent alcohol dehydrogenase, with amino-acid sequence MKAAVFHKPGDISVDTVDDPKIEDANDVVLKVTSTAICGSDLHILSGGVPQASDLVMGHEFMGIVEEVGPSVKKLKVGDRVVVPFPIACGHCFFCTHGASPACENSNHKHYGPDGDLTDKKGGALYGYTDLYGGYSGGQAEYVRVPYADVSPRIVPDDLTDEQVLFLTDIFPTGWSAIDWAQLKGGETVAIFGCGPVGLMAQKAAWLNGAGRVIAIDPVNYRLEKAKAVNKVETLNPNDVDVVEAIRQMTGGRGADVCVDAVGFEPERGVMDRIKSAVNFEVGSMKVLDMAFKAVRRYGTVTVMGVYGSPYDNFPMHRIFDKGITIRQGQAPVLNYIDHLIDLVKQGKVVLDDIISHTLPLSEAAKGYEIFQKKQDDCTKVVLKPWS; translated from the coding sequence ATGAAAGCAGCAGTTTTTCACAAACCGGGCGACATCAGTGTCGACACGGTGGATGACCCGAAGATCGAGGATGCCAATGACGTGGTGCTTAAAGTAACATCGACAGCGATATGCGGTTCTGATCTTCACATTTTGAGTGGCGGCGTGCCGCAAGCCAGCGACCTGGTAATGGGCCACGAGTTCATGGGGATAGTGGAAGAGGTCGGTCCGTCCGTGAAAAAACTTAAGGTGGGCGATCGCGTGGTGGTACCATTCCCCATAGCATGCGGGCATTGTTTTTTTTGTACCCACGGTGCCTCGCCAGCTTGTGAGAACTCCAACCACAAACATTACGGACCCGATGGCGACCTGACCGATAAAAAAGGTGGCGCCTTATACGGTTACACTGATCTGTACGGCGGCTACTCGGGCGGCCAGGCAGAGTATGTGCGGGTGCCTTACGCCGATGTAAGTCCGCGTATCGTTCCTGATGATCTGACCGACGAGCAGGTGTTGTTCTTGACAGATATATTCCCTACAGGATGGTCGGCCATTGACTGGGCGCAACTGAAAGGCGGCGAGACCGTGGCCATTTTTGGTTGCGGACCTGTAGGCCTGATGGCTCAAAAGGCTGCCTGGTTGAACGGCGCAGGCCGCGTGATCGCGATCGATCCGGTTAATTACCGTTTGGAGAAGGCCAAGGCGGTGAACAAGGTGGAGACTCTGAACCCGAACGATGTGGATGTGGTAGAAGCCATACGCCAAATGACCGGTGGCCGCGGTGCCGACGTGTGCGTGGATGCCGTAGGCTTTGAGCCCGAGCGTGGTGTGATGGACCGCATCAAATCGGCCGTTAACTTTGAGGTGGGCAGCATGAAGGTGTTGGATATGGCCTTCAAAGCGGTAAGGCGCTATGGCACCGTGACCGTGATGGGCGTGTATGGTTCGCCTTACGACAACTTCCCGATGCACCGCATCTTCGATAAAGGTATCACCATTCGCCAGGGACAGGCTCCGGTACTTAATTACATTGACCATTTGATCGATCTGGTAAAGCAAGGCAAAGTGGTGCTGGATGATATCATCAGTCATACCCTGCCATTGAGCGAAGCCGCAAAAGGTTACGAGATATTTCAGAAAAAACAAGACGACTGTACCAAGGTGGTATTGAAACCTTGGTCGTGA
- a CDS encoding glycosyltransferase family 4 protein, which produces MRIFTWHIHGSYLFYLSQGNYTIYIPTKPEKTEGYYGRGETFPFGPNVIEIPAEEVRNHEFDCIVFQTNQNYLKDQHEILSEEQRALPKVYIEHDPPRQHPTDTKHILDTPDVTLVHVTHFNRLMWDSNSTPTRVIEHGVTTSPVKYKGDLNKGIVVINNLPTRGRLLGADVFLQVRDQVPLDLVGMNTGNWGLGEVLHPQLPDFQSRYRFFFNPIRYTSLGLAICEAMMMGIPVVGLATTELSAVIENSHSGFIHTDVDYLIDKMNLLIADPQLAREIGNNGREVALKRFNIQRFANDWENLFAEVTATRTNADLLSA; this is translated from the coding sequence ATGAGAATATTTACCTGGCATATACATGGTAGTTACCTTTTCTACCTATCGCAGGGAAATTATACCATTTATATTCCTACTAAACCTGAAAAAACAGAAGGTTATTACGGTAGGGGAGAGACCTTCCCATTCGGTCCAAATGTGATCGAGATACCCGCCGAGGAGGTGAGGAACCATGAGTTCGATTGCATCGTATTCCAAACCAATCAAAATTACTTAAAAGATCAGCACGAGATATTGAGCGAGGAGCAACGGGCCTTGCCGAAGGTGTACATCGAGCATGACCCTCCACGCCAGCATCCTACTGATACTAAACATATTTTAGACACACCCGACGTGACGTTAGTGCATGTTACCCACTTTAACCGTTTGATGTGGGATAGCAACAGCACTCCAACACGCGTGATCGAGCATGGTGTTACCACTTCACCTGTAAAATATAAAGGCGACCTGAACAAAGGTATTGTAGTGATCAATAACCTGCCTACCCGGGGCCGCTTACTGGGTGCCGATGTGTTCTTGCAAGTGCGCGATCAGGTGCCTTTGGATCTGGTAGGCATGAACACCGGCAACTGGGGTTTGGGCGAGGTGCTGCATCCTCAACTGCCCGATTTCCAGAGCCGCTACCGGTTCTTTTTTAACCCGATACGATACACCAGCCTGGGGCTGGCCATTTGCGAGGCTATGATGATGGGGATACCCGTTGTTGGCCTGGCCACTACCGAACTTTCGGCCGTGATAGAGAATAGTCACTCCGGCTTTATACATACCGATGTTGACTATTTGATCGACAAGATGAATTTATTGATAGCTGATCCTCAATTGGCCCGCGAGATAGGCAATAACGGTCGCGAAGTGGCACTCAAGCGCTTCAACATACAACGTTTTGCCAACGACTGGGAGAATTTATTTGCCGAAGTTACCGCTACGAGAACTAACGCCGACCTGCTATCGGCCTAA